The DNA sequence GTGAACTGCCACGGCGCGGAAGGCAAGAACCCGGTCAGCCGGCTGGTGCCAAGCATCGGCGGCATGGACGCAGCCGAGATCGAGGAAAATGCGCTGAGGATTCTCCGGGGGGAGACCGATTCCGAGGAGGCCAAGCTGATGAAATCGGCCGTCGCGTACAGCCAGGCCTGTGACGCGCCGCCGACCACAGCGGAAATTCAGAAGATCGCCGAATGGCTGTCGACCCTGTAATCCGCCGAGCCGGGTGGCGGAACCATCTGACCCACCGGTTCCGCCACGTCGCCCTTGCCCTGGGGCTTCTGGTCGTAGCGCCGCAAGCCGCTGCCGATTTGACCCAGGGCGAACTCCTCGCCGGCGCCTGCGGCGGCTGTCACGGGCATGCCGGGGTCAGTACCGCAGCGTCGATGCCGAGCATCGCGGGTTTCGACCGGCGCTATGGGGCACGCGTGTTGCGCGAGTTTCGCTCGGGAGTGCGGTTTTCGACGATCATGGGGCGGCTGATGGCGGGATACACACCGGGCGAGATGGCCCAGTTGGCCGCGTACTATTCCGAGCAACCGTGGCAAGGCGCGAATTTCACTGCGGACCCGGCCCTG is a window from the Thioalkalivibrio paradoxus ARh 1 genome containing:
- a CDS encoding c-type cytochrome → MAVDPVIRRAGWRNHLTHRFRHVALALGLLVVAPQAAADLTQGELLAGACGGCHGHAGVSTAASMPSIAGFDRRYGARVLREFRSGVRFSTIMGRLMAGYTPGEMAQLAAYYSEQPWQGANFTADPALAARGLRIHEARCEECHEQHGRYQDRDMPRTAGQQPEYLRMQLFARRDHPEGMQQPRRMREAIAALSDEDIIALSHFLASQE
- a CDS encoding c-type cytochrome; amino-acid sequence: MSPRFAFACTAGAVLLATSFAASAVDRPGMGGAELFNFHSCVNCHGAEGKNPVSRLVPSIGGMDAAEIEENALRILRGETDSEEAKLMKSAVAYSQACDAPPTTAEIQKIAEWLSTL